From the genome of Psychroserpens ponticola, one region includes:
- a CDS encoding efflux RND transporter periplasmic adaptor subunit produces MDVPIQKKKFSKQKIGLVLGILAIVSLIIYVVVQTSGGSKLNVQKERISITEITQNVFQENIPVNGIVLPITTIYLDALEGGRVEEKFVEDGAILKQGEPILRLSNTDLELSLVNQETSVYNLLTQMQISQNAARQNTINRQNQYTDVENNLIEAKRVFDLNNRLYDKGAIGRQDFESSKNNYEYQKERMRLAEQVLSEDSTSSKLEVNQAKNSYARTQSALELMRKKVGDLVVRAPIDGQLTSLDAEIGQSITKGTRLGQVDVLSGFKVRVDIDEHYISRIYNGQRGTFKLNDKTYVLEIKKVFTQVTNGRFQVDMKFVGDLPEGIRRGQNLQIRVALSAEKEALLVSKGGFFQKTGGNWIFKVSEDGSTAYKVNIRLGSQNTEYYEVIEGLNSGDKVITSSYDSFGDTEELILK; encoded by the coding sequence ATGGACGTTCCAATTCAAAAGAAAAAATTCTCAAAACAAAAAATAGGGCTTGTATTAGGGATTCTTGCTATTGTATCATTAATAATTTATGTGGTTGTTCAAACTTCAGGAGGTTCTAAATTAAATGTTCAAAAAGAACGTATTTCGATTACAGAAATTACTCAAAATGTATTTCAAGAAAATATTCCAGTTAATGGAATCGTATTACCAATAACAACCATTTATTTAGATGCTCTTGAAGGTGGTCGTGTTGAAGAAAAATTTGTTGAAGATGGTGCTATTTTAAAGCAAGGTGAGCCTATTTTAAGATTGTCTAACACCGATTTAGAATTAAGCCTTGTCAATCAAGAAACGTCAGTGTATAATTTACTGACGCAAATGCAGATATCTCAAAATGCTGCGCGTCAAAACACTATTAATAGACAAAATCAATATACAGATGTAGAGAATAATTTAATAGAAGCCAAACGTGTGTTTGATTTGAATAATCGTTTATATGATAAAGGTGCTATTGGGAGACAAGATTTTGAATCTTCTAAAAATAATTATGAGTATCAAAAAGAACGCATGAGATTAGCAGAACAGGTTTTGTCTGAAGATTCTACATCTTCTAAATTAGAAGTCAATCAAGCTAAGAATTCTTACGCAAGAACGCAGAGTGCTTTGGAACTTATGCGTAAAAAAGTTGGAGATTTAGTTGTGCGAGCTCCAATTGATGGTCAGCTTACATCTTTAGATGCAGAAATTGGTCAGTCAATTACTAAAGGAACTCGATTAGGTCAAGTAGATGTGTTAAGCGGATTTAAAGTTAGAGTAGATATTGATGAACATTATATATCAAGAATTTATAATGGGCAAAGAGGAACGTTTAAGTTAAATGATAAGACTTATGTTTTAGAAATAAAGAAAGTATTTACACAAGTAACAAATGGTCGTTTTCAAGTAGACATGAAGTTTGTTGGAGATTTGCCAGAAGGAATAAGAAGAGGTCAAAACCTTCAAATTAGAGTTGCTTTAAGTGCAGAAAAGGAGGCATTATTGGTGTCTAAAGGTGGGTTTTTTCAAAAAACTGGAGGGAATTGGATTTTTAAAGTGAGCGAAGACGGAAGCACAGCCTACAAAGTAAATATAAGATTAGGAAGTCAAAATACAGAATACTATGAAGTTATTGAAGGTTTAAATTCTGGTGACAAAGTGATAACATCTAGTTATGATTCATTTGGAGATACTGAAGAACTTATTTTAAAATAA
- a CDS encoding ABC transporter permease, which translates to MLKNYFKIAFRNLLKNKVYSFINISGLAVGMAATMMIGLWIADELSYDDHFKNKATIAQIFQNQSSNGEVETGSAIPRPLEFALREKHNDNFKHIIMSSWEQPRYLKFGETNIYTLGNAMQEGAPELLDLQIIEGVRDGLKEKNSIMLSETSAKKIFGSHTAIGKIVKVNNEDDLMVTAVYNDIPENNSFSEMDYLIPWKYYVTTQDWFESAKTSWGNNSFQMFVQINDNTTMKNVTSKIIDVKKNESPVHVEFNPQLFLFPMEDWYLRSDFENGIQSGGRIENVWLFGIIGIFILLLACINFVNLSTARSEKRATEVGIRKSIGSQRGQLIFQFLSESFLIVVLSFVFALGIVLLFLNGFNNLASKAIVFPWLNIQFWLASLIFIIVTAFLAGSYPALYLSSFNPVAVLKGTFKSGRYASLPRKVLVVVQFTVSIALIIGTLVVMNQIQFSKDRPVGYNKEGLIQIPVMSNEFVGKSEVMRTQFIASEGALEMATTSSPTTSVWSNRSGYTWDGKQVGFQEDLAHTSVSYEFVETLGAKVIEGRGFSRDFPTDSLGVILNKTAVEYMGIKDPIGKYLRDSDLDIENQNDPLKIIGVIDDIIMQSPYNPVKQSIYAFDNRGNGNFYNIRLNPKKSTAESLKIIKSVFKKNFPNTPFDYQFVDEEYGKKFKSEERVASLARVFTGLAIFISCLGLFGLASFVAEQRTKEIGVRKVLGASISQLWLLLSKDFIKLVVIALLIASPLAYYIMGQWLQKFSYRTSVGWDVVAVACFGALIITLFTVSFQAIKAATSNPVKSLRTE; encoded by the coding sequence ATGCTTAAAAATTATTTCAAAATAGCGTTTAGAAATCTTCTCAAAAACAAGGTGTATTCATTTATAAATATTTCGGGTTTAGCAGTTGGTATGGCAGCTACTATGATGATAGGTTTATGGATAGCAGATGAATTGAGTTATGACGATCACTTTAAAAATAAGGCGACTATAGCCCAAATTTTTCAAAACCAATCAAGTAATGGTGAAGTTGAAACTGGTTCAGCAATTCCGAGACCTCTAGAATTTGCATTACGCGAAAAGCATAATGATAATTTTAAACATATTATCATGTCTTCATGGGAGCAACCAAGATATTTGAAGTTTGGAGAAACTAATATTTATACACTTGGAAATGCGATGCAAGAAGGTGCACCAGAATTATTAGATCTTCAAATTATTGAAGGTGTAAGAGATGGTTTAAAGGAAAAGAACTCCATAATGCTTTCAGAAACTTCTGCAAAAAAAATATTTGGTTCTCATACTGCTATTGGTAAAATAGTAAAAGTGAATAATGAAGATGATTTAATGGTAACAGCTGTTTATAATGATATACCAGAGAATAACTCGTTCAGTGAAATGGATTATTTAATCCCATGGAAATATTATGTTACAACACAAGATTGGTTCGAAAGTGCCAAAACATCTTGGGGAAACAATTCCTTTCAAATGTTTGTTCAAATCAATGATAATACGACTATGAAAAACGTAACATCAAAGATTATTGATGTTAAGAAAAATGAGAGCCCAGTTCATGTTGAGTTTAACCCTCAGCTATTTTTATTTCCAATGGAAGATTGGTATTTAAGAAGTGACTTTGAAAATGGGATTCAGTCTGGTGGACGCATTGAAAATGTATGGTTATTCGGAATTATAGGAATCTTCATCCTGTTATTAGCTTGTATCAATTTTGTGAATTTAAGTACTGCACGTTCTGAAAAACGAGCAACCGAAGTTGGGATTAGAAAATCCATCGGTTCGCAACGTGGTCAACTTATATTTCAATTTTTAAGTGAGTCTTTTTTAATCGTCGTTTTGTCATTTGTATTTGCTCTTGGCATTGTTTTGCTCTTCTTGAATGGATTCAATAATTTGGCTAGTAAAGCGATTGTGTTTCCATGGTTGAATATTCAATTTTGGTTAGCTTCATTAATATTCATTATAGTGACAGCCTTTTTAGCGGGTAGTTATCCAGCTTTGTATTTATCATCATTCAATCCTGTTGCGGTTTTAAAAGGAACTTTTAAATCTGGTCGATATGCATCATTACCTCGAAAAGTTTTGGTCGTAGTTCAATTTACGGTATCCATCGCTTTAATTATTGGAACGTTAGTGGTTATGAATCAAATTCAATTTAGCAAGGATAGACCTGTAGGTTATAATAAAGAAGGATTGATTCAAATACCTGTAATGAGCAATGAATTTGTAGGAAAGTCAGAAGTCATGAGAACTCAATTTATAGCTTCTGAAGGTGCTCTAGAAATGGCAACAACTAGTAGCCCTACAACTAGTGTTTGGTCTAATAGATCTGGTTATACTTGGGATGGCAAGCAGGTTGGGTTTCAGGAAGATTTGGCTCATACTTCAGTGTCTTATGAGTTTGTTGAAACTTTGGGAGCTAAAGTAATTGAAGGTCGAGGTTTTTCAAGAGATTTTCCTACAGATTCTTTAGGAGTTATTCTGAATAAAACTGCAGTAGAATATATGGGAATTAAAGACCCAATAGGAAAGTATTTGAGAGATTCTGATCTTGATATTGAAAATCAAAATGATCCTTTGAAAATCATTGGAGTTATTGATGATATTATTATGCAATCGCCTTATAATCCTGTAAAACAATCAATATATGCATTTGATAATCGTGGAAATGGGAATTTTTATAATATAAGGTTAAATCCTAAGAAAAGTACTGCAGAAAGTTTAAAGATTATTAAAAGCGTCTTTAAAAAAAACTTTCCAAATACACCTTTCGATTATCAGTTTGTGGATGAAGAATACGGAAAAAAGTTTAAATCAGAAGAACGGGTTGCCAGTTTGGCTAGAGTATTTACAGGTTTAGCAATTTTTATTAGTTGTCTAGGTTTATTTGGATTGGCATCTTTTGTAGCAGAACAACGCACCAAAGAAATTGGTGTTAGAAAAGTCCTAGGAGCATCTATCAGCCAGTTATGGTTATTGTTATCAAAAGACTTTATCAAACTAGTGGTTATTGCTTTATTGATTGCATCTCCTTTAGCCTATTATATCATGGGACAATGGTTGCAAAAGTTTAGTTATAGAACGTCAGTAGGTTGGGATGTCGTTGCAGTTGCTTGTTTCGGTGCTTTAATTATCACACTTTTTACTGTGAGTTTTCAAGCCATTAAAGCCGCAACATCAAATCCAGTAAAATCATTGCGAACGGAATAA
- a CDS encoding ABC transporter ATP-binding protein → MIQINDLEKFYKTEEVQTIALNKLSFGVKEGEFVAIMGPSGCGKSTLLNILGLLDDPDGGSFMFNGIEVAGYNERKRSELRKHNIGFVFQSFNLIDELTVFENVELPLIYTGVKPAERKKQVEAVLEKMQIMHRRNHFPQQLSGGQQQRVAVARAVVNKPKLILADEPTGNLDSTNGNEVMDLLIDLNEAGTTIIMVTHSEHDAKYSHRIIRMLDGQKVTENILT, encoded by the coding sequence ATGATACAAATTAATGATTTAGAGAAGTTTTATAAGACTGAAGAAGTACAGACTATTGCTCTCAATAAACTATCATTTGGAGTAAAAGAAGGTGAGTTTGTTGCCATAATGGGACCTTCAGGATGTGGTAAATCTACATTGTTAAACATCTTAGGTTTATTAGACGATCCTGATGGAGGAAGTTTTATGTTCAACGGAATTGAAGTTGCTGGTTACAATGAACGTAAGCGTTCAGAATTACGTAAACACAATATTGGTTTTGTCTTTCAAAGTTTTAATCTTATCGATGAACTTACCGTTTTTGAAAATGTAGAATTGCCATTAATCTATACAGGAGTGAAACCAGCTGAACGTAAAAAACAAGTGGAAGCTGTATTAGAAAAAATGCAAATCATGCATCGTCGAAATCACTTTCCACAACAGCTATCTGGTGGTCAACAACAACGTGTTGCTGTTGCACGTGCAGTAGTAAACAAACCAAAATTGATTCTTGCAGATGAGCCAACAGGAAATCTAGATAGTACAAATGGAAATGAAGTTATGGATTTGCTAATTGATCTTAATGAAGCTGGTACTACAATTATAATGGTTACACACAGTGAGCACGATGCTAAATACAGTCACAGAATTATTAGAATGTTAGACGGACAAAAAGTTACCGAGAATATTTTAACCTAA
- a CDS encoding ABC transporter permease has translation MVFNYIKLACRNLWKDRVFTCLNILGLSVAFCVATLLIISSLDELATDQFHEEKDNLYKVYATEQTVKGPKEAISRPIPFAPTLQNEVPGIEKISRHLEMNTLVSDGDKELILDLSYVDQDFLQLFTFPVLKGETDSPLAKKSSVVLTQKSANMLFGTDEVVGKTIMIQKENVKEPFTITAILKDIPHESSMGFHLLLAFDESPNYKENLNAWNSRNHSVYLKLSKGVTTQQFEERTRAFVAKHYKETIDDAKRDGVSVDVNGQYYQFRLFPFAESEFTSFKGGIANVSHTMPYIVLGIAILILFIASVNFINMSVAKSGQRLREIGMRKTLGASQSQLFIQLWVESIFIFTLSLVLGSLLGYGLLGDFQTLFRTEGSFETLLRPQILMMLFVTILLITIIAGGYPALLLSKLGTLKALKGKLEAKAGTQLRNTLIIIQFSIAILLISGTLVLSSQINYLRHKDLGFDKNNVVSFPFNGSLDSYTALNRLRNSLQNEPEVLSITAADNNLGYGRDGSGYTSVSGFDYEGRGLKTHSLVVDYDYIKTLGLELVAGRGFNRAFSTDSLSMVINETMAKEYGKENPLDVTVAIGDSSRYNVIGVVKDYNFRGLKRQVEPITMFMDNSLGYYYAFVQVDPKNAISAYDKIEKAWKDIEPNAPFLGSFLDENIDRTLKKEKVLTTIITSGSIVAIILSCIGLFAISMIMVNQRTKEIGVRKIVGASITGLMKLLLGDFIKLVILAFVIATPVAWWLSYKWLEEYSYKISLNFGFFVVAGLITLVIALLTIGYKTIKAALQNPVESLRTE, from the coding sequence ATGGTCTTCAACTATATTAAACTTGCATGTCGTAACCTTTGGAAGGATAGAGTATTTACATGTCTTAATATTTTAGGCTTATCTGTAGCATTTTGCGTAGCCACGCTTTTAATAATCTCATCATTAGATGAATTAGCCACAGATCAGTTTCATGAAGAAAAAGATAACCTTTACAAAGTATATGCTACTGAGCAAACAGTTAAGGGCCCAAAAGAAGCTATTTCACGACCAATACCGTTTGCTCCAACATTGCAAAACGAGGTGCCTGGAATAGAGAAGATTTCTAGACATTTAGAAATGAATACATTGGTGTCTGATGGAGATAAAGAGCTAATCTTAGATTTGTCTTATGTGGATCAAGATTTTCTGCAATTATTTACGTTTCCTGTTTTAAAAGGAGAAACTGATTCTCCTCTCGCTAAAAAATCATCGGTCGTTTTAACGCAAAAGTCAGCAAATATGCTATTTGGTACAGATGAGGTTGTTGGAAAAACAATAATGATTCAAAAGGAAAATGTAAAAGAACCCTTTACAATTACTGCAATTCTAAAAGATATTCCACATGAAAGCTCAATGGGTTTTCATCTGTTATTGGCATTTGATGAGAGTCCAAATTATAAAGAGAATTTAAATGCATGGAATAGTCGAAATCATAGTGTTTATCTTAAACTGTCTAAAGGTGTAACCACTCAGCAATTTGAAGAACGTACAAGAGCATTTGTAGCTAAACATTATAAAGAAACTATCGATGATGCTAAGAGAGATGGTGTGTCTGTAGATGTAAATGGACAATACTACCAATTCCGTTTGTTTCCCTTTGCAGAGAGTGAGTTTACATCATTCAAAGGTGGTATCGCTAATGTTTCGCACACCATGCCTTACATAGTGCTAGGTATTGCTATTCTTATCCTATTCATTGCTAGTGTTAATTTTATTAATATGAGCGTTGCAAAAAGCGGACAACGACTTCGCGAAATAGGAATGCGAAAAACATTAGGTGCTTCACAATCACAACTTTTTATTCAATTATGGGTTGAAAGTATCTTCATTTTTACTCTATCCTTAGTTTTAGGGTCATTGTTAGGATATGGTTTGTTGGGAGATTTTCAAACCCTATTTAGAACTGAAGGTTCATTCGAAACTTTATTAAGACCACAAATTCTAATGATGCTTTTTGTAACCATTCTTTTAATTACAATCATAGCTGGTGGTTATCCTGCACTGTTGTTAAGTAAACTTGGTACACTAAAAGCACTTAAAGGTAAATTGGAAGCTAAGGCAGGCACTCAACTACGAAACACGTTAATAATCATCCAATTTAGTATTGCAATTTTACTAATAAGCGGAACACTTGTATTGAGCAGTCAAATCAATTACTTAAGACATAAAGATTTAGGGTTTGATAAAAATAATGTTGTTTCATTTCCTTTTAATGGGAGTTTAGATAGTTATACTGCACTAAACAGATTGCGTAATAGTTTGCAAAACGAACCTGAAGTATTAAGTATAACCGCAGCCGACAACAATCTTGGCTATGGAAGAGATGGTAGTGGATATACAAGTGTTTCTGGTTTTGATTATGAAGGTAGAGGACTAAAGACACATAGCCTAGTTGTAGATTATGATTACATAAAGACATTAGGTTTGGAACTAGTTGCTGGTAGAGGTTTTAATCGAGCGTTTTCAACAGATAGTTTATCAATGGTTATAAATGAAACCATGGCAAAAGAATATGGCAAAGAAAACCCTTTAGATGTAACTGTTGCTATAGGAGATAGTTCGCGTTATAATGTAATTGGAGTGGTGAAAGATTATAATTTTAGAGGTTTAAAACGACAGGTAGAGCCTATTACTATGTTTATGGATAATAGTTTAGGATATTATTATGCGTTTGTTCAAGTAGATCCTAAAAATGCAATTTCAGCATATGATAAAATTGAAAAAGCATGGAAAGATATAGAGCCAAATGCACCGTTTTTAGGGTCTTTTTTAGATGAAAATATTGACAGGACTTTAAAAAAAGAAAAAGTCCTTACAACCATTATAACTAGTGGTTCTATTGTGGCTATTATATTAAGCTGTATTGGTTTGTTTGCAATATCCATGATTATGGTAAATCAAAGAACTAAAGAAATTGGAGTAAGGAAAATTGTTGGTGCCAGTATTACTGGTTTGATGAAATTATTATTAGGTGATTTTATAAAACTTGTAATACTTGCCTTTGTAATAGCAACTCCTGTAGCTTGGTGGTTGAGTTATAAATGGTTAGAAGAATATTCATATAAAATCTCACTTAATTTTGGATTTTTTGTTGTAGCAGGATTAATCACCTTAGTAATTGCACTATTAACAATTGGATATAAAACGATTAAAGCAGCATTGCAAAACCCTGTTGAATCCTTGAGAACTGAATAA
- a CDS encoding ABC transporter permease: MNLLYIKIAFRYLFKNKLYSFINIIGLSLGIAAFIIISLYVSYEKSYDTFEDSDQVYRVYMDYLKGETFEAGDAQTYNLSGPTLEKEFPEVIDNVRIYRLEKVTFVKDDRAIEQPSGALTDVPYLDIFNISLLKGSAQDYSKPNTIILSETLAKKLFGDENPISKTVSVFYGSEALLEVIAVMPDVAETTHMKLNFLVSFETMKTWEAINGQAELNWSRNNFFTYIKVNKNSNFDELQNKIINTDIENDPDERHNIERIGDIHLHSDKPYEAEANGSISRIRFLSIIAIIILILSWLNYINLSTVKSLERSREIGIRKVAGAQRSQLIIQSLVESMCLFILAFIVAILFVVVLLPVFNGFVEKSLVLGIGNIKALLPFVGLMLLGSLLAGFYPALILSNFSPIKALKGKIKTSSNKLNIRKGLIAFQFFATIILIIGTLVVVKQINFLKEQPIGVELSQVCAFKGEILETLSDSLMITKVGIFENELKNLSFIKNVARTQTYPGDGYDNLSSTIGIQYPNGETNEQKVFYIHSAKPDYFNVVDIKFSAGEAFKESSDKISKNIVINETFARQMGFTNPSAIVNKHVEFWGEKWNISGVMEDYHHFGLKTEIEPLIVYSHQNNNNNVLVKFNSSANSVAGMQTSLDKVEMVFKSIFPNSTLDYTFLDKKFEAQYIEDQKFGIAFQIFTVLAILIAALGLFGLTSYMCLQRRKEIGIRKVTGASIFQILKLLNKDFIKLVIIAFIIAIPVGWYIMKIWLQEFAYRTDLSWWIFALSAIIAIVIALITVSVQSIKAATANPVKSLKTE, encoded by the coding sequence ATGAATCTACTCTATATTAAAATAGCCTTTAGATACTTGTTTAAAAACAAACTGTATTCCTTTATTAATATTATTGGTCTTTCTCTGGGTATTGCTGCGTTTATAATTATTTCACTTTATGTAAGTTATGAAAAGAGCTACGATACATTTGAAGACTCAGACCAAGTTTATAGGGTTTATATGGATTACTTAAAAGGAGAAACATTTGAGGCTGGTGATGCACAAACCTATAATTTATCTGGACCTACATTAGAAAAAGAATTTCCTGAGGTTATTGATAATGTTAGAATTTATAGATTAGAAAAAGTAACGTTTGTTAAAGACGATAGAGCAATCGAGCAACCTAGTGGAGCGTTAACAGATGTTCCTTACTTAGATATTTTCAATATATCACTATTAAAAGGCAGTGCTCAAGATTATAGCAAACCCAATACAATCATTCTATCAGAAACTTTAGCGAAAAAACTATTTGGTGACGAAAATCCGATATCCAAAACAGTTTCTGTTTTTTATGGTTCTGAAGCATTGCTAGAAGTAATAGCTGTAATGCCAGATGTTGCCGAAACTACGCACATGAAACTGAATTTTTTGGTGTCTTTTGAAACTATGAAAACCTGGGAAGCGATAAATGGTCAGGCAGAATTAAACTGGAGCAGGAATAACTTCTTTACGTACATAAAAGTTAATAAAAATTCTAATTTTGACGAACTTCAAAACAAAATAATTAACACAGACATAGAAAATGATCCTGATGAAAGGCATAATATTGAACGCATAGGTGACATTCATTTACATTCAGATAAACCTTATGAAGCAGAAGCAAATGGAAGTATAAGTCGCATAAGATTTTTATCAATTATAGCCATAATTATTCTCATTTTGTCGTGGTTAAACTACATCAATCTTTCTACTGTAAAATCTTTAGAGCGTTCTCGTGAAATTGGTATAAGAAAAGTTGCTGGTGCTCAGCGTTCGCAATTAATAATACAATCGTTAGTTGAGTCTATGTGCTTGTTTATTCTTGCTTTTATTGTGGCAATATTATTTGTTGTAGTGTTATTACCAGTTTTCAATGGCTTTGTTGAAAAGTCTTTAGTACTTGGAATAGGAAATATAAAAGCACTACTTCCATTTGTTGGTTTAATGTTGTTAGGAAGTTTACTTGCAGGATTTTATCCAGCGCTTATTTTAAGTAATTTTTCACCTATAAAAGCTTTAAAAGGAAAAATTAAGACATCCTCAAATAAACTTAATATTCGAAAAGGCCTTATTGCTTTTCAGTTTTTTGCAACAATAATATTGATTATAGGGACTTTGGTTGTAGTAAAGCAAATCAATTTTTTAAAAGAACAACCTATTGGTGTAGAGTTGTCTCAGGTCTGCGCTTTTAAAGGTGAAATTTTAGAAACATTATCAGACTCTTTAATGATTACTAAAGTAGGAATCTTTGAAAATGAATTAAAAAATCTATCATTTATTAAAAACGTCGCTAGAACTCAAACTTATCCAGGCGACGGCTATGATAATTTATCATCAACTATAGGTATACAATATCCAAATGGAGAGACTAATGAACAAAAAGTATTCTATATTCATTCAGCTAAGCCAGATTATTTTAATGTTGTAGATATTAAATTCTCAGCAGGAGAGGCTTTCAAAGAAAGTTCCGATAAAATTTCTAAAAATATAGTTATTAACGAAACATTTGCTCGCCAAATGGGATTTACAAACCCAAGCGCTATTGTGAATAAACATGTTGAGTTTTGGGGTGAGAAATGGAATATTTCTGGCGTTATGGAAGATTACCATCATTTTGGTTTAAAGACAGAAATTGAACCTTTGATAGTTTATAGTCATCAAAATAATAACAATAACGTTCTAGTGAAGTTTAATTCTTCTGCAAATTCTGTTGCAGGAATGCAAACCAGTTTAGATAAGGTTGAAATGGTATTCAAGTCCATTTTTCCTAATAGTACTTTAGACTATACGTTTTTAGATAAAAAATTTGAGGCGCAATATATCGAAGACCAAAAGTTTGGTATTGCTTTTCAAATTTTCACAGTATTAGCGATTTTAATAGCGGCTTTAGGATTATTTGGCTTGACATCATATATGTGCTTACAACGTAGAAAAGAAATAGGAATTAGAAAAGTAACTGGAGCTAGCATATTTCAAATTCTAAAATTACTTAATAAGGATTTTATAAAGTTGGTGATAATTGCTTTTATAATAGCCATACCAGTTGGTTGGTATATCATGAAAATATGGCTTCAGGAATTTGCATATAGAACAGATTTAAGTTGGTGGATTTTTGCTTTATCGGCTATTATAGCAATTGTTATTGCTCTAATTACAGTAAGTGTTCAGTCTATTAAAGCCGCAACTGCTAATCCAGTTAAAAGTTTAAAAACAGAATAA
- a CDS encoding sigma-54-dependent transcriptional regulator — MVLKNATILVIDDDADVLTALRLLLKPLVKNVVTEKNPSNISSQIEASDYDIIILDMNFNGLVNTGNEGIFWLNKIRQQKPETSVILMTAYADIDLAIRGLKEGASDFLMKPWKNEKIIETITTILSNKKSKKAQKNKLNSNRLEIIGDSDVMNDVFVKLKKVAPTDANVLVLGENGTGKDLIARALHDNSNRRNQPFIKVDVGSLTASLFESELFGYKKGAFTDAREDRKGRFEVASGGTLFLDEIGNISLGQQVRLLTVLQNRQVTPLGSNESIPIDIRLICATNIDPSVLADEKKFRKDLIYRINTVDIIVPPLRDRGTDITELAHHFVALFAEKYNKNPFSFDSGFISKLKDHDFPGNVRELQYVLERAVIMTDGSVLKPEDLVFSSIERSTTTTSNTTTSLNLDDIEKNAILTVLEKNKGNVSKSAKELGITRAALYRRLDKYEL, encoded by the coding sequence ATGGTATTAAAAAACGCTACAATATTAGTTATAGACGACGATGCAGATGTGCTTACAGCATTGCGATTACTTCTTAAACCACTTGTAAAAAATGTGGTTACTGAAAAAAATCCAAGCAATATTTCGTCACAAATAGAAGCTTCAGATTATGATATCATCATATTAGACATGAACTTTAATGGTTTAGTAAATACTGGTAATGAAGGCATTTTTTGGTTAAATAAAATTCGACAACAGAAACCTGAAACGTCTGTTATTCTAATGACTGCTTACGCAGATATTGATTTAGCAATACGAGGTCTAAAAGAAGGTGCTTCAGACTTTTTAATGAAACCATGGAAGAATGAAAAAATCATTGAAACAATTACAACGATTCTAAGTAATAAAAAGTCTAAAAAAGCTCAGAAAAACAAACTCAATTCTAACCGTTTAGAAATTATTGGCGACAGTGATGTAATGAATGATGTCTTCGTCAAATTAAAAAAGGTTGCTCCTACAGATGCTAATGTTTTGGTGCTTGGAGAAAACGGAACTGGAAAAGATTTAATTGCTAGAGCACTTCATGATAATTCTAACAGACGAAACCAACCTTTTATAAAAGTAGATGTTGGTTCATTAACGGCTTCGCTTTTTGAAAGTGAATTATTCGGTTATAAAAAAGGTGCTTTTACAGATGCAAGAGAAGACAGAAAAGGACGCTTTGAAGTTGCAAGTGGAGGCACATTATTCTTGGATGAAATTGGCAATATTAGTTTAGGTCAACAAGTACGTTTATTAACAGTTTTACAAAACAGGCAAGTCACACCTTTAGGTTCTAATGAATCTATTCCGATAGATATACGATTAATTTGTGCAACTAATATTGACCCAAGCGTATTAGCAGATGAAAAGAAATTCAGAAAGGATTTAATTTATAGAATTAATACAGTTGATATCATTGTACCTCCTTTAAGAGATCGTGGTACAGATATTACCGAATTGGCACACCATTTTGTAGCATTGTTTGCTGAAAAATACAATAAGAATCCGTTTAGTTTTGATTCTGGGTTTATTTCAAAATTAAAAGATCACGATTTCCCTGGCAATGTAAGAGAACTTCAATATGTTTTAGAACGTGCTGTAATTATGACTGATGGTTCCGTTTTAAAACCTGAAGATTTAGTGTTTTCATCAATAGAGCGTTCAACAACAACTACGAGCAACACAACAACGAGCTTAAATTTAGATGATATTGAAAAGAATGCGATTCTTACAGTACTAGAAAAAAACAAAGGCAATGTTTCAAAATCAGCCAAAGAATTAGGAATCACAAGAGCTGCTTTATATAGACGACTAGACAAGTATGAACTATAG